In Triticum urartu cultivar G1812 chromosome 6, Tu2.1, whole genome shotgun sequence, the following proteins share a genomic window:
- the LOC125513039 gene encoding vacuolar protein sorting-associated protein 29: MVLVLALGDLHIPHRAPDLPAKFKSMLVPGKIQHIICTGNLCIKEVHDYLKSLCPDLHITRGEYDEDARYPETKTVTIGQFKLGLCHGHQVVPWGDLDSLAMLQRQLDVDILVTGHTHQFKAYKHEGGVVINPGSGTGAHSSITYDVNPSFVLMDIDGLRVVVYVYELIDGEVKVDKIDFKKTATMHG; this comes from the exons ATGGTGCTGGTCCTAGCGCTGGGGGATCTGCACATCCCGCACCGTGCGCCCGACCTGCCCGCCAAGTTCAAGTCCATGCTCGTCCCGGGCAAGATCCAGCACATCATCTGCACCGGGAACCTCTGCATCAAG GAAGTTCACGACTACCTTAAAAGCCTCTGTCCTGATCTCCACATTACCAGAGGTGAATATGATGAGGATGCTCGCTACCCAGAGACTAAAACAGTTACTATTGGTCAGTTCAAGCTAGGGCTATGCCATGGCCATCAG GTTGTTCCATGGGGCGACCTGGACTCCCTAGCGATGCTCCAGAGGCAGCTGGATGTGGACATCCTCGTCACCGGGCACACCCATCAGTTCAAGGCCTACAAGCACGAGGGGGGTGTCGTCATCAACCCTGGCTCAGGCACGGGCGCCCACAGCAGCATCACATATGAcgtcaacccgagctttgtgctCATGGACATCGATGGCCTCCGTGTTGTTGTCTACGTGTACGAGCTCATTGACGGCGAGGTGAAGGTTGACAAGATCGACTTCAAGAAGACCGCCACGATGCATGGCTGA